In one window of Desulfuribacillus alkaliarsenatis DNA:
- the cspD gene encoding cold-shock protein CspD — protein MTGKVKWFNAEKGFGFIEREGGDDVFVHFSAIQGEGFKTLEEGQEVTFDIVDGNRGPQAANVVRA, from the coding sequence ATGACTGGCAAAGTAAAATGGTTTAATGCAGAAAAAGGTTTTGGATTTATCGAGCGTGAAGGTGGAGACGACGTATTCGTACACTTCTCAGCTATCCAAGGCGAAGGTTTCAAAACACTTGAAGAAGGTCAAGAAGTTACATTTGACATCGTTGATGGAAACCGCGGACCTCAAGCAGCAAACGTAGTTCGTGCTTAA
- the purT gene encoding formate-dependent phosphoribosylglycinamide formyltransferase encodes MYGAPLSKRAKKMMLLGSGELGKEVIIEAQRLGVETIAVDRYANAPGMQVAHRSHVIDMLDRDALMEVIKAEQPDIIVPEIEAIATEVLLEVEQEGFHVVPTARATRLTMDREGIRRLAAEELKLPVASYKFADSLEELKQAVEDIGTPCFIKPVMSSSGKGQSVCKDYSEVEKSWDIAMKGSRGKSTRVIVEEFIEFESEITLLTVRSISGTTFCAPIGHVQKDGDYIESWQPHNMDDWQIEESKRIAKVVTDELGGYGLFGVELFIGKDKVYFSEVSPRPHDTGMVTLVTQDLSEFALHVRAILGFPIPSIQLLTPGATYTLKAGRETTDFSIENIGDALQFNNTQVRVFGKPETKVGRRMAVALSTEQTTELARETASKAAKSLRIDYYS; translated from the coding sequence ATGTACGGTGCACCGCTATCAAAACGAGCAAAGAAGATGATGCTATTAGGATCAGGGGAATTAGGTAAGGAAGTAATTATTGAGGCGCAGAGATTAGGAGTAGAAACAATAGCTGTTGACCGCTACGCAAATGCACCTGGGATGCAGGTAGCACATAGGTCTCATGTGATTGACATGCTTGATAGAGATGCCCTTATGGAGGTAATAAAGGCAGAACAGCCTGACATTATTGTGCCAGAGATAGAGGCTATTGCAACTGAGGTATTATTAGAGGTCGAGCAAGAGGGTTTCCATGTTGTGCCTACGGCTAGGGCAACGCGTTTGACGATGGATCGTGAGGGTATTCGGAGATTGGCTGCTGAAGAGCTGAAGCTACCAGTAGCTAGCTATAAATTTGCAGATAGCTTAGAGGAGCTAAAGCAAGCGGTAGAAGATATTGGGACACCATGCTTTATTAAGCCTGTCATGAGCTCATCTGGTAAAGGTCAAAGTGTATGTAAGGATTATAGTGAAGTAGAGAAATCCTGGGACATAGCTATGAAGGGTAGCCGTGGAAAAAGTACTAGGGTTATTGTCGAAGAGTTCATAGAGTTTGAATCAGAGATTACGTTGTTAACGGTGCGTTCGATTAGTGGTACGACCTTCTGTGCGCCAATAGGGCATGTGCAAAAAGATGGGGATTATATAGAATCCTGGCAGCCGCACAACATGGATGATTGGCAAATAGAGGAATCGAAACGGATTGCAAAGGTAGTAACAGATGAGCTAGGTGGCTATGGATTGTTCGGTGTTGAGTTGTTTATAGGAAAAGATAAGGTGTATTTCAGTGAAGTATCGCCGCGCCCCCATGATACGGGCATGGTAACCCTTGTTACCCAGGATTTATCTGAGTTCGCCCTGCACGTCAGAGCGATTCTTGGGTTTCCGATACCATCAATACAGCTACTTACACCTGGTGCCACTTATACTTTAAAGGCAGGTCGTGAGACAACTGATTTCTCCATCGAAAATATTGGAGATGCATTACAGTTTAATAACACGCAGGTTAGGGTTTTTGGTAAGCCAGAAACTAAGGTAGGAAGAAGGATGGCAGTGGCGTTAAGCACAGAACAAACTACAGAGCTTGCTAGAGAAACTGCGTCGAAGGCAGCAAAAAGCTTAAGAATAGACTACTATTCTTAA